From a region of the Mercurialis annua linkage group LG1-X, ddMerAnnu1.2, whole genome shotgun sequence genome:
- the LOC126668625 gene encoding probable protein kinase At2g41970: protein MLCCGGSEEEVDGPPAHQYTAPPKGGNTYAGGGERAEPRGANTARSGAPQKALPIEIPAVPLDELNRQTGNFGTKALIGEGSYGRVFYAKLINGVPAAIKKLDTSTSQEPDSDFAAQLAVVSRLKNEHFLELIGYCIEANNRMLVYQFATMGSLHDVLHGRKGVRGAAPGPALTWNQRVKVAYGAAKGLEYLHEKVQPPIVHRDVRSSNVLLFDDFSSKIADFNLSSASSETAARLHSTRVLGTFGYHAPEYAMTGQITQKSDVYSFGVVLLELLTGRKPVDHEMPKGQQSLVTWATPRLSEDKVKQCVDPKLNNDYPPKAIAKLAAVAALCVQYEADFRPNMTIVVKAIQPLLNSKPAGPESHA, encoded by the exons ATGTTGTGCTGTGGAGGTTCAGAGGAGGAAGTTGACGGTCCACCGGCTCATCAATACACAGCTCCACCTAAAGGAGGCAATACTTATGCTGGCG GCGGTGAGAGAGCGGAGCCAAGAGGTGCTAATACTGCCAGAAGCGGAGCACCACAAAAGGCTCTACCGATTGAAATCCCAGCGGTACCATTAGACGAGTTAAACAGACAAACAGGTAACTTTGGCACGAAAGCTTTGATCGGAGAAGGTTCTTATGGCCGCGTTTTCTACGCCAAGTTAATTAATGGCGTGCCGGCTGCAATAAAAAAGCTTGATACCAGCACTTCCCAGGAACCAGATTCTGATTTTGCAGCTCAG TTGGCAGTAGTTTCAAGGCTTAAGAATGAGCATTTTCTGGAGTTGATTGGATATTGTATAGAGGCGAACAATCGAATGTTGGTGTATCAGTTTGCGACAATGGGTTCTTTGCACGATGTGTTACATG GGAGAAAGGGTGTACGAGGGGCTGCACCGGGTCCTGCCTTAACCTGGAACCAAAGAGTGAAAGTTGCATATGGTGCAGCAAAAGGGCTAGAGTATTTGCACGAAAAAGTTCAGCCTCCTATAGTTCATCGCGATGTTAGATCAAGCAATGTACTACTTTTTGATGATTTCTCCTCGAAAATTGCTGACTTTAACTTGTCAAGTGCATCTTCTGAAACTGCGGCACGGCTGCATTCAACTAGAGTGTTAGGAACATTTGGCTACCATGCCCCAGA GTATGCCATGACGGGACAGATAACACAAAAAAGCGATGTATACAGTTTCGGAGTTGTTCTTTTAGAGCTTTTGACAGGAAGAAAGCCAGTTGATCATGAAATGCCTAAGGGACAACAAAGTCTAGTTACTTGG GCGACTCCGAGATTGAGTGAGGATAAAGTGAAGCAATGTGTAGATCCAAAACTAAACAATGACTACCCACCAAAGGCAATTGCTAAG TTAGCAGCAGTAGCAGCACTTTGTGTTCAATATGAAGCAGATTTCAGGCCAAACATGACAATTGTAGTCAAAGCGATACAACCACTTCTTAATTCAAAACCAGCAGGGCCAGAGTCTCATGCATAA